In Parcubacteria group bacterium CG10_big_fil_rev_8_21_14_0_10_36_14, the following proteins share a genomic window:
- the mrdA gene encoding penicillin-binding protein 2, whose product MQDEDIFGKNNLGHQKYKLNKTVDNNWIESSYGKYSWIRNTPEDESTEFLGASLTNFKLKFVGFLIIFISVILFGKVFYLQIVKGKEYIAMAETNRIRQVPILAERGVIYDRNQKALVGNAPNFYLALVPNDLPKDGVARAEAIKKIADIANLLPQEIEEQLSAFKSYNYQSIPIKNDISYEQAVYFEILNNTYPAIQVKTGLQREYSIPESMSHIIGYLRKITKDDLENDKSYLPVDDIGKSGVEAQYESVLRGEYGKQQIEVDAIGKEVNVLAKKDPIRGSDIIISIDSDFQNKVQTILQKHLRAHGLSRGSVIISDVSNGEIISMVSSPAYDNNLFSGKLSVDDYKKLIENPNKPLFNRSISGEYPSGSTIKPVFAVAALEENIITEKTNFRSSGGIKVGEWFFPDWKIGGHGLTNVRKAIAESVNTFFYIIGGGLLDNTLQNFTFEGLGVAKLADYAKKFGLSAKLGIDLPSESEGFLPSKEWKERVKKESWYIGDTYHLAIGQGDLLVTPLQVNFFTLAFANGGTLYQPHILKTIMEQDGSAIVNEPIVLNKNFISQKNINIIRQGLRDSVLYGSSRALSDLSVEVAGKTGTAEWRTNKTPHAWFTGFAPYDNPKIAITVLIEEGGEGSQTAVPIAKEILWWYFNM is encoded by the coding sequence ATGCAAGATGAAGATATTTTTGGCAAAAACAATTTAGGACATCAGAAGTATAAACTGAATAAAACGGTAGATAATAACTGGATAGAATCCAGTTATGGAAAATATTCATGGATAAGGAATACTCCCGAAGATGAGTCAACTGAGTTTTTGGGCGCATCACTGACAAATTTTAAATTAAAGTTTGTAGGTTTTTTAATTATCTTCATAAGTGTTATTCTTTTCGGAAAAGTATTTTATCTTCAGATAGTAAAAGGAAAAGAATATATTGCTATGGCGGAAACAAACCGTATAAGGCAAGTCCCTATTCTTGCTGAGCGAGGAGTTATTTATGACCGTAATCAAAAAGCATTGGTAGGGAATGCGCCAAATTTTTATCTTGCGCTTGTGCCTAATGATTTGCCAAAAGATGGCGTAGCCCGAGCCGAAGCAATAAAAAAAATAGCAGATATTGCAAACCTCCTTCCACAAGAAATAGAGGAACAACTCAGCGCTTTTAAATCATATAATTATCAATCAATTCCTATAAAAAATGACATTTCTTATGAACAGGCGGTTTATTTCGAAATTTTAAATAATACTTATCCTGCTATTCAGGTCAAGACAGGTTTGCAAAGAGAATATAGTATACCGGAAAGCATGTCTCATATAATAGGATATCTTAGAAAAATAACTAAAGATGACCTGGAAAATGATAAATCGTATCTTCCTGTAGATGATATTGGAAAAAGTGGTGTTGAGGCGCAGTATGAGTCTGTCTTGCGCGGAGAATACGGCAAACAACAGATAGAGGTTGATGCCATAGGCAAAGAAGTCAATGTTTTAGCAAAAAAGGATCCTATTCGCGGAAGCGATATAATTATTTCCATAGATAGCGATTTCCAAAATAAAGTTCAAACTATACTACAAAAGCATTTACGGGCTCATGGTCTCTCTCGTGGAAGCGTTATTATAAGCGACGTTTCAAATGGTGAGATAATTTCGATGGTGAGCTCGCCTGCTTATGACAATAATTTATTTTCCGGCAAACTTAGCGTTGATGACTATAAAAAACTTATTGAAAACCCAAACAAACCTCTTTTTAATCGCAGTATCTCGGGAGAGTATCCATCCGGTTCTACGATAAAGCCGGTTTTTGCTGTAGCTGCGCTGGAAGAAAATATAATTACAGAAAAAACAAACTTCAGAAGTTCTGGCGGAATAAAAGTCGGTGAATGGTTTTTTCCGGATTGGAAAATAGGCGGACACGGACTTACTAATGTACGTAAAGCTATTGCCGAGTCAGTAAATACGTTTTTCTATATAATTGGTGGCGGGCTTTTGGATAATACTTTACAAAATTTTACTTTCGAAGGACTTGGGGTTGCCAAACTTGCAGATTATGCAAAAAAATTTGGACTTTCGGCAAAGCTCGGCATTGATTTACCGAGTGAGTCCGAAGGTTTTCTGCCAAGCAAAGAATGGAAAGAACGAGTAAAAAAAGAGTCTTGGTATATTGGAGACACCTATCATCTTGCTATTGGACAAGGAGATCTTCTGGTAACTCCTTTGCAAGTAAACTTTTTTACCCTTGCTTTTGCAAACGGAGGAACCCTATATCAACCACACATATTAAAAACTATTATGGAACAAGATGGTAGCGCCATAGTTAATGAACCAATAGTTTTAAATAAAAATTTTATCAGCCAAAAAAATATAAATATTATAAGGCAAGGGCTACGAGATAGCGTTTTATATGGAAGCTCCAGGGCACTTAGTGACTTAAGTGTAGAAGTTGCCGGAAAAACAGGAACTGCAGAATGGAGGACAAATAAGACCCCACATGCCTGGTTTACTGGCTTTGCGCCATATGACAATCCCAAAATCGCAATTACGGTTTTGATTGAAGAAGGGGGAGAAGGTTCGCAAACAGCCGTACCAATCGCAAAAGAGATTTTGTGGTGGTATTTCAATATGTAA
- a CDS encoding rod shape-determining protein (functions in MreBCD complex in some organisms): MIKNFLGRFSKDLGIDLGTSNTVIYVKDRGIVINEPSIVAINKKTNQVLAVGREAREMVGKTPPHIETCKPLLKGIISDFEVTEKMLRFFINKVHEGGFNIMPRPRVVVGVPLEITEVERKAVEDATLSAGAREVFLVEEPMAAAIGARLPIEEADGNLIVDIGGGTTQIAVISLSGIVTWKAITIAGDELNKNIIQYAKDVFNLLLGEKHAENIKHSIASAYRLNERQQIEMRGRDLASGLPKEIIITDDHIREAVSRSIKKIVENIKSTLEETPPELVADIYERGLVLCGGGALLQGLDKLIADFTAIPVRIADDPLTCVARGTGALLSNPTLLKEVALDAEYTL, translated from the coding sequence ATGATAAAAAATTTTTTAGGCCGTTTTTCTAAAGACCTTGGAATTGATTTGGGCACAAGTAATACCGTTATTTATGTTAAAGATCGCGGAATAGTTATTAATGAGCCATCAATTGTTGCTATAAATAAAAAAACAAATCAAGTTCTTGCCGTTGGTAGAGAAGCTCGGGAAATGGTCGGTAAAACTCCTCCTCATATAGAGACCTGCAAACCTTTACTAAAAGGTATTATTTCTGATTTTGAAGTTACAGAAAAAATGCTTCGTTTTTTTATCAACAAAGTTCATGAGGGAGGGTTTAATATTATGCCACGTCCACGAGTAGTCGTCGGTGTGCCTTTAGAAATTACCGAAGTAGAAAGAAAAGCAGTAGAAGATGCGACTCTTTCTGCGGGGGCAAGAGAGGTTTTCTTGGTTGAAGAGCCAATGGCAGCGGCAATCGGCGCTCGTTTACCGATTGAAGAAGCTGATGGCAACCTAATCGTTGATATTGGCGGAGGTACAACTCAAATAGCTGTTATTTCGCTAAGTGGTATCGTAACATGGAAAGCAATAACAATTGCCGGTGACGAGCTAAATAAAAATATCATTCAGTATGCTAAAGATGTATTTAACCTTCTTTTAGGTGAAAAACATGCAGAGAATATAAAACACAGTATTGCATCAGCCTATAGGTTAAACGAAAGACAACAGATAGAAATGCGCGGTCGCGATCTTGCCTCAGGTCTTCCAAAAGAAATAATTATAACTGACGATCATATTAGAGAAGCGGTTTCGCGCTCCATTAAAAAGATAGTTGAGAATATAAAAAGTACCCTCGAAGAAACTCCGCCAGAACTTGTAGCTGATATATATGAACGTGGATTAGTTCTTTGTGGTGGCGGAGCATTGCTTCAGGGGCTTGATAAGCTTATTGCAGATTTTACTGCTATTCCGGTACGAATTGCTGATGACCCGCTTACCTGTGTCGCAAGAGGCACAGGAGCGCTCCTATCAAACCCTACGCTATTAAAAGAAGTGGCATTGGACGCAGAATACACCCTGTAA
- a CDS encoding transcription elongation factor GreA has product MIYLTPEGKQKLEEEVKELISRRPLISKRIQVAKDMGDLKENAEYHDAKDEQGMVEARIREIEATLNQAEVISKRSGDDITLGTKVKIIANGKEKEMEIVGANEANPLEGRISNESPIGKALMGHKAGDKVEIKIPAGTVIYEIKEIN; this is encoded by the coding sequence ATGATATATCTAACTCCCGAAGGAAAACAAAAATTGGAAGAAGAAGTAAAGGAGCTTATTTCTAGACGCCCTCTAATTTCTAAAAGAATACAGGTTGCAAAAGATATGGGCGATCTCAAAGAGAATGCCGAATATCATGATGCAAAAGACGAACAGGGTATGGTAGAAGCAAGAATAAGAGAAATTGAGGCAACATTAAATCAAGCAGAAGTAATAAGCAAACGTTCTGGTGACGATATCACCCTTGGCACAAAGGTAAAAATCATCGCAAACGGCAAAGAAAAAGAGATGGAAATCGTTGGCGCAAATGAAGCAAATCCGCTAGAAGGAAGAATATCCAATGAATCACCTATAGGCAAGGCACTGATGGGACACAAAGCAGGTGATAAAGTAGAGATAAAAATTCCGGCCGGCACAGTAATTTACGAAATAAAAGAAATAAACTAA
- the mreD gene encoding rod shape-determining protein MreD yields the protein MLKQLIIFALVIIGVLTQISIVNTMPFLEHINIVLLFLIYLVLLKNPFVVLFAFVSGYLLDIYSSATFGLNIMAYTIVAFILIFIYLNFFSSSRIIPIIMAFISISLYYFLVNLAILTLSFLKIIPKIEIWSQAIFINILLEILCTTIFIATIYIVGAFLKKRFSNIFIKGSFIKN from the coding sequence ATGCTGAAGCAACTTATAATATTTGCGTTGGTTATCATTGGCGTGCTGACCCAGATAAGCATAGTAAATACTATGCCATTTTTAGAACACATTAATATTGTTCTTCTTTTTTTGATTTACCTTGTTTTATTGAAAAATCCTTTTGTAGTTTTATTCGCTTTTGTATCCGGCTATCTTTTGGATATATATTCTTCTGCAACCTTTGGGCTTAATATCATGGCTTACACTATAGTTGCTTTTATTTTAATATTCATCTATCTAAATTTTTTTAGTTCTTCCCGCATCATACCGATAATTATGGCATTTATCAGTATCTCTCTTTATTATTTTTTGGTTAATTTGGCAATTCTTACTTTGAGTTTCCTGAAAATCATTCCAAAAATAGAAATATGGAGTCAGGCAATATTTATCAATATTTTGTTGGAGATTTTGTGCACAACGATTTTTATTGCCACAATATATATCGTTGGAGCCTTTCTTAAAAAACGATTCTCAAACATATTTATCAAAGGGTCTTTTATAAAAAACTAA